A region from the Amycolatopsis camponoti genome encodes:
- a CDS encoding siderophore-interacting protein, which translates to MATTQVERPALTYHRARVTAVRPVTPHMVRVTFEAASFREVPAGAPDQYVKVFFPRPGQEEPELPETGSDVMSWYRTYLAMPDAVRPPMRTYTVRAHRPAAAEIDVDFVLHGDTGPASAWASRVTPGDRVTFTGPYGLYDLPAEADWQLLVGDETALPAIGAIIEQLPAGTRASAYIEVSEREERQTFETRGAVEVHWLLRGSRPLGQALLDAVRTATFPGGAPYAWVSGEAGVVKLVRRHLVREREVDKRRICFTGYWRAGISEEAASREAVRAADAGEVPPDED; encoded by the coding sequence ATGGCGACGACTCAGGTGGAGCGACCGGCCCTGACGTACCACCGAGCCCGGGTGACCGCGGTCCGGCCGGTGACGCCGCACATGGTGCGCGTGACGTTCGAGGCGGCGAGCTTCCGCGAAGTCCCGGCCGGGGCGCCCGACCAGTACGTCAAGGTCTTCTTCCCGCGGCCCGGCCAGGAAGAACCCGAGCTGCCGGAGACCGGCTCCGACGTCATGTCCTGGTACCGCACGTACCTGGCGATGCCGGACGCCGTCCGCCCGCCGATGCGCACCTACACCGTGCGGGCGCACCGGCCGGCCGCGGCGGAGATCGACGTCGACTTCGTGCTGCACGGCGACACCGGCCCGGCTTCGGCCTGGGCGTCGCGCGTCACGCCGGGCGACCGTGTGACGTTCACCGGACCGTACGGCCTGTACGACCTGCCCGCCGAGGCCGACTGGCAGCTGCTCGTCGGTGACGAAACGGCGTTGCCGGCGATCGGCGCGATCATCGAGCAGCTCCCGGCCGGTACGCGCGCTTCGGCGTACATCGAGGTTTCGGAGCGCGAAGAGCGTCAGACGTTCGAGACGCGCGGAGCGGTCGAAGTCCACTGGCTGCTTCGCGGCTCGCGGCCGCTGGGACAAGCGTTGCTGGACGCGGTGCGTACGGCGACTTTCCCCGGCGGAGCGCCGTATGCGTGGGTGTCGGGCGAAGCGGGCGTCGTGAAGCTGGTGCGGCGGCACCTGGTGCGCGAGCGCGAAGTCGACAAGCGGCGGATCTGCTTCACCGGCTACTGGCGCGCGGGGATCAGCGAAGAGGCGGCAAGCCGGGAAGCGGTCCGCGCGGCCGACGCGGGCGAGGTGCCGCCGGACGAGGACTGA
- a CDS encoding MGMT family protein: MDDVLHERVREIIESVPAGTVATYGDIAALSGAPSPRMVGAILAEDGHDLPWHRILRANGTPAPHLVHDQLERLRAEGVLADGQRVDLRKYRWKPGGDEDPGEEGLF, from the coding sequence ATGGACGACGTTCTGCACGAGCGCGTGCGGGAAATCATCGAGTCGGTGCCGGCCGGCACGGTCGCGACGTACGGCGACATCGCGGCGCTCTCCGGCGCGCCCTCACCGCGGATGGTCGGCGCCATCCTGGCCGAGGACGGGCACGACCTGCCGTGGCACCGGATCCTGCGCGCGAACGGGACACCGGCGCCGCACCTGGTCCACGACCAGCTCGAACGGCTGCGCGCGGAGGGCGTCCTGGCCGACGGCCAGCGCGTCGACCTGCGCAAGTACCGCTGGAAGCCCGGCGGTGACGAAGATCCCGGTGAGGAGGGGCTGTTCTGA
- a CDS encoding ATP-dependent helicase, producing MNARRTAQADARLVRPPIADAPSFTWDEGARRVLSAPGGFRRVLGGPGTGKTALLASAATRRIAEGADPESVLVLTTSRKAADALRADITRRLTADPDQARPLPRTVREPLVRTVHSYAYSLLRLEAMAEELPPPRLLAGAEQDVVVRELLAGDLDEEAGYWPEQLRPALIVPGFAEELRDLLMRAAERGLGPEDLAELGRRRGREEWIAAGQFWAQYEEVTQLQGAGGNALGVASAPALDAAELVTSALLALEDDDELRERERTRVRHLFVDDAHHLDPLQTGLVRMIGHTAAEFVVAGDPDQNVFSFRGADASLFADADPDGSRTVTLTTSHRLAPAVRLAVAKIGATLPGASRHRKIVPPAGASGGNVRVRVMPTPAAEASWIADQLRRAHLVDGVPWSEIAVLVRSPARTFLVLQRALRAAGVPIGSATEELPLARQPAVRPLLAVLKLAPSPELLDIDLAEMLLSSSLGGADPLALRRLRRGLRRLELAGGGQRSSDELLVEALRGGDILVGLADAEAEPVRRVGGLLRLTHQAVARGDGVEQVVWQLWRESGLQDKLLKQVERGGSLGAQADRDLDAVVALFDAAGRYVDRLPRASVASFADYLGAQQIAGDTLAPAAVPSDGVSLLTAHAAAGREWTVVAVAGVQEGAWPDLRLRGSVLGVERLKDLMSGVDDDAVSATAPILAEERRLFYLAMSRAKQTLLVTAVSGEDEQPSRFLDDLEENGADDGGLDSRMKPPGRSLVLAELVGELREVVCDDKAEPARRRRAAKQLARLAEAKVPGAHPSTWYGLLPASTDEPVHRPGDLIRISPSTVEILTKCPLRWMIERHGGSDPAQLAAVTGTLVHGLAESVASGKTDAELQAALDEAWVRVDAGAPWFSRRERRRVEQMLQNFVTWLERSRAELKAAGVEQDIEVELPAGGEDEVRVLLRGRVDRVELDAEGRPVIVDIKTGKVPVSGKDAEEHPQLAAYQLAVLLGAIKGSNEPGGARLVYVAKANNKTGATERSQPPLDEVGGKQWLELVRDAAASAAGPDYQAQENPDCDRCPARGCCPLRPEGRQVPGP from the coding sequence GTGAACGCGAGGCGAACGGCGCAGGCGGACGCGCGCCTGGTGCGCCCGCCGATCGCCGACGCACCCTCCTTCACCTGGGACGAAGGCGCCCGGCGGGTGCTCTCCGCACCCGGGGGTTTCCGCCGCGTGCTCGGCGGCCCCGGCACCGGCAAGACGGCGCTGCTCGCCTCGGCCGCCACCCGCCGCATCGCCGAGGGCGCCGACCCGGAGAGCGTGCTGGTGCTCACGACGTCGCGCAAGGCCGCCGACGCGCTGCGCGCCGACATCACGCGCCGCCTCACCGCCGACCCCGACCAGGCGCGGCCGCTGCCCCGGACCGTCCGCGAACCGCTCGTCCGCACGGTCCACTCGTACGCCTACTCGCTGCTGCGGCTGGAAGCGATGGCCGAGGAACTCCCGCCGCCGCGCCTGCTCGCCGGTGCCGAGCAGGACGTCGTCGTCCGCGAGCTGCTCGCCGGCGACCTCGACGAGGAAGCCGGGTACTGGCCCGAGCAGCTGCGGCCGGCGCTGATCGTCCCCGGCTTCGCCGAAGAGCTGCGCGACCTGCTCATGCGGGCCGCCGAGCGCGGGCTCGGCCCGGAGGACCTCGCCGAGCTGGGCCGCCGCCGCGGGCGCGAGGAGTGGATCGCCGCCGGGCAGTTCTGGGCCCAGTACGAAGAAGTCACGCAGCTGCAGGGCGCGGGCGGCAACGCGCTGGGCGTGGCGAGCGCGCCCGCCCTCGACGCCGCCGAGCTGGTCACCTCCGCGCTGCTCGCCCTGGAAGACGACGACGAGCTGCGCGAACGTGAGCGCACCCGGGTGCGGCACCTCTTCGTCGACGACGCCCACCACCTCGACCCGCTGCAGACCGGCCTCGTCCGGATGATCGGGCACACCGCGGCCGAATTCGTCGTCGCCGGCGACCCCGACCAGAACGTGTTCTCCTTCCGCGGCGCCGACGCGAGCCTGTTCGCCGACGCCGACCCGGACGGCAGCCGGACCGTCACGCTCACGACGTCGCACCGGCTGGCCCCGGCCGTCCGGCTTGCGGTGGCGAAGATCGGCGCGACGCTGCCCGGGGCGTCGCGGCACCGCAAGATCGTCCCGCCCGCGGGTGCTTCCGGGGGGAACGTGCGGGTGCGCGTGATGCCGACGCCCGCCGCCGAGGCGAGCTGGATCGCCGACCAGCTCCGCCGCGCGCACCTCGTCGACGGCGTGCCGTGGTCGGAGATCGCGGTGCTCGTCCGGTCGCCGGCCCGGACTTTCCTGGTGCTGCAACGCGCTTTGCGCGCGGCCGGCGTCCCGATCGGGTCGGCGACCGAGGAGCTGCCGCTGGCTCGCCAGCCCGCGGTGCGGCCGTTGCTGGCCGTGCTGAAGCTCGCGCCGTCGCCCGAGCTGCTCGACATCGACCTCGCCGAGATGCTGCTGTCGTCGTCGCTCGGTGGCGCGGATCCGCTGGCGCTGCGGCGGTTGCGCCGCGGTCTCCGGCGGCTGGAACTGGCCGGCGGCGGGCAGCGCTCGAGTGACGAGCTGCTCGTGGAAGCGTTGCGCGGCGGGGACATCCTCGTCGGGCTGGCCGACGCCGAGGCCGAACCGGTGCGGCGCGTCGGCGGGCTGCTGCGCCTCACGCACCAGGCTGTCGCCCGCGGCGACGGCGTCGAGCAGGTCGTGTGGCAGCTGTGGCGGGAAAGCGGGCTGCAGGACAAGCTGCTGAAGCAGGTCGAACGCGGCGGATCGCTGGGGGCGCAGGCCGACCGCGACCTCGACGCCGTCGTCGCGCTGTTCGACGCGGCCGGCCGGTACGTCGACCGGCTGCCGCGCGCGAGTGTCGCGTCCTTCGCGGATTATCTCGGTGCACAACAGATCGCGGGGGACACGCTCGCGCCGGCGGCCGTGCCTTCGGACGGGGTTTCGCTGCTGACCGCGCACGCCGCCGCCGGTCGCGAGTGGACGGTCGTCGCCGTCGCCGGCGTCCAGGAGGGCGCGTGGCCGGACCTGCGGCTGCGCGGATCCGTGCTGGGCGTGGAACGGCTGAAGGACCTGATGTCCGGAGTGGACGACGACGCCGTCTCCGCGACCGCGCCGATCCTCGCCGAGGAGCGGCGCCTGTTCTACCTCGCGATGAGCCGGGCGAAGCAGACGCTGCTGGTCACCGCGGTGTCCGGAGAGGACGAACAGCCGTCCCGCTTCCTCGACGACCTCGAGGAGAACGGTGCCGACGACGGCGGTCTCGACTCGCGGATGAAGCCGCCCGGCCGGTCGCTGGTGCTGGCCGAGCTGGTGGGGGAGCTGCGCGAGGTCGTCTGCGACGACAAGGCCGAGCCCGCGCGACGGCGTCGTGCCGCGAAGCAGCTCGCGCGGCTGGCCGAGGCCAAGGTGCCGGGCGCGCACCCGTCGACGTGGTACGGCCTGCTCCCGGCGTCGACCGACGAGCCGGTGCACCGCCCCGGCGACCTGATCCGGATCTCACCGTCCACAGTGGAAATCCTGACGAAGTGCCCGCTGCGGTGGATGATCGAGCGCCACGGCGGGAGCGACCCGGCGCAGCTGGCCGCGGTGACCGGGACGCTGGTGCACGGGCTGGCGGAGTCCGTCGCGTCCGGCAAGACCGACGCCGAGCTGCAGGCCGCCTTGGACGAGGCTTGGGTGCGCGTCGACGCTGGCGCACCGTGGTTTTCCCGGCGTGAGCGGCGGCGCGTCGAGCAGATGCTGCAGAACTTCGTGACCTGGCTGGAGCGCAGCCGTGCCGAGCTCAAGGCGGCGGGTGTCGAGCAGGACATCGAGGTCGAGCTGCCGGCCGGGGGCGAGGACGAGGTCCGGGTGCTGCTGCGCGGCCGCGTCGACCGGGTCGAGCTGGACGCCGAGGGCCGCCCGGTGATCGTCGACATCAAGACCGGCAAGGTCCCGGTGTCCGGAAAGGACGCGGAGGAGCACCCGCAGCTGGCGGCGTACCAGCTGGCGGTACTGCTGGGTGCGATCAAGGGCAGCAACGAGCCCGGCGGCGCGCGGCTGGTGTACGTGGCGAAGGCGAACAACAAGACGGGAGCGACGGAGAGGTCTCAGCCCCCGCTCGACGAGGTGGGCGGCAAGCAGTGGCTGGAGCTGGTCCGCGACGCGGCGGCCTCGGCGGCGGGGCCGGACTACCAGGCCCAGGAGAACCCGGACTGCGACCGCTGTCCCGCGCGCGGGTGCTGCCCGCTGCGGCCCGAGGGCAGGCAGGTGCCGGGCCCGTGA
- a CDS encoding ATP-dependent helicase codes for MSPLVVANPVEPAELADALGLHRPTPEQATVIASPVEPSLVVAGAGAGKTETMAARVVWLVANGIVSPDRVLGLTFTRKAARQLGERVRARLRRLAGSGLLDRLDPSGGLRSTVVAGEPTVLTYHAYAGRLLSEHGLRLPVQPGVRLLSETSSWQIAHRVVSTWDNELDTDRVPPTVTADVLQLAGELGEHLISVDQLAEYTTWMCRVIENAPRAKGQRAALPQKLTEIMAAQHFRLALLPLVEEYHRRKRNEGALDFADQMSLAAQLASNYPSVVRGERERFGAVLLDEYQDTGHAQRVLLRALFGGVENQPMPVTAVGDPAQAIYGWRGASAANLPRFTTDFPRHDGENLVPANDFGLLTSFRNPPEILDLANAIAEPLRARGLGVERLRAREGAGPADIACALLPDIRAERDWVADALARRWYATQEETGKPPTAAVLVRRRADMAPIAAELRARGLPVEVVGLGGLLDEPEVADLVSTLKVLADPLSGSAAARLLTGARWRLAAADVAALWRRAGELSSPEKPDAPELVAERVEQAGLIDAIDEPGSPERYSEEGYKRIRRVGWELSALRRRLDQSLPELVADVERTMLLDVESLARPGSAGRAHLDAFAEVVTDYAETAPTATLLSFVDYLNTAAHAEDGLTPGEVEVVPDRVQVLTVHSAKGLEWEVVAVPHLVQDVFPGRRRSSSWLRTATSLPAALRGDSQDLPELRIADGYDRKEVQEGLELHEAGFVEREQSEERRLCYVALTRSEHALIVSGHWWNESSSRSKGPSEFLTEIGDVLRETGVGQLAEWAPEPSEEDENPLVSDSRKGRWPVDPLADRRTGVQTGVELVSEALSTVDEIESEEDDPDGWLTDTDVLLEEWARKDDRVRRVPLPSRLSVSQLVALADDAGKLAADLSRPLPMEPNSFARRGTEFHGWLERRFAGDQLIEIDDLPGAADFGEAPDTDFEELQTEFEKSEWAARVPVAVEVSFSADVEGITLRGRMDAVFRHPDGYWEVVDWKTGAVPPESRLPALAVQLAAYRMAWAALKNVPVEEVRAAFHYVRANRTIRPADLLDPEGLRQILRDIPEA; via the coding sequence GTGAGCCCGCTCGTCGTCGCCAACCCCGTCGAGCCCGCCGAACTCGCCGACGCGCTCGGGCTGCACCGGCCGACTCCCGAACAGGCCACCGTCATCGCCTCGCCGGTCGAGCCTTCCCTCGTCGTCGCCGGGGCCGGCGCCGGCAAGACCGAAACCATGGCCGCGCGGGTCGTCTGGCTCGTCGCCAACGGGATCGTCAGCCCCGACCGCGTCCTGGGTCTCACCTTCACCCGCAAGGCCGCTCGCCAGCTCGGCGAACGCGTGCGGGCCCGGCTGCGGCGGCTCGCCGGCTCGGGGCTGCTCGATCGGCTCGACCCGAGCGGCGGCCTGCGGTCCACTGTGGTCGCCGGTGAGCCGACCGTCCTCACCTACCACGCCTACGCCGGGCGCCTGCTGTCCGAACACGGGCTGCGCCTGCCGGTCCAGCCCGGCGTCCGGTTGCTGTCCGAAACGTCGTCGTGGCAGATCGCGCACCGCGTCGTGTCCACTTGGGACAACGAGCTGGACACCGACCGCGTCCCGCCGACCGTCACCGCGGACGTCCTGCAGCTGGCCGGTGAGCTCGGTGAGCACCTCATCTCGGTCGACCAGCTCGCCGAATACACGACGTGGATGTGCCGCGTCATCGAGAACGCGCCGCGGGCCAAGGGACAGCGGGCCGCGCTGCCGCAGAAGCTCACCGAAATCATGGCGGCGCAGCACTTCCGGCTGGCGCTGCTGCCGCTGGTCGAGGAGTACCACCGGCGCAAGCGCAACGAAGGCGCACTCGACTTCGCCGACCAGATGTCGCTGGCCGCGCAGCTCGCGAGCAACTATCCCTCCGTTGTGCGCGGCGAACGGGAGCGCTTCGGCGCGGTGCTGCTCGACGAATACCAGGACACCGGGCACGCCCAGCGCGTCCTGCTCCGGGCGCTCTTCGGCGGTGTCGAAAACCAGCCGATGCCGGTCACCGCGGTCGGCGACCCGGCCCAGGCGATCTACGGCTGGCGCGGGGCCAGCGCGGCCAACCTCCCCCGCTTCACCACGGACTTCCCGCGTCACGACGGGGAAAACCTGGTCCCCGCGAACGACTTCGGCCTGCTGACGAGCTTCCGCAACCCGCCGGAGATCCTCGACCTCGCCAACGCCATCGCCGAACCGCTGCGGGCGCGCGGCCTCGGCGTCGAACGGCTCCGGGCGCGCGAAGGCGCCGGGCCAGCGGACATCGCGTGCGCGCTGCTGCCGGACATCCGCGCCGAACGCGACTGGGTGGCCGACGCCCTCGCCCGGCGCTGGTACGCCACCCAGGAGGAGACCGGCAAGCCGCCGACCGCCGCCGTGCTCGTGCGGCGCCGCGCCGACATGGCCCCGATCGCCGCAGAGTTGCGGGCGCGCGGATTGCCGGTCGAGGTCGTCGGGCTCGGCGGGCTCCTGGACGAGCCCGAGGTCGCGGACCTCGTCTCGACGCTCAAGGTGCTCGCCGACCCGCTGTCGGGCAGCGCGGCGGCCCGGCTGCTGACCGGCGCGCGCTGGCGGCTCGCGGCCGCGGACGTCGCCGCGTTGTGGCGGCGCGCCGGCGAACTCTCGAGCCCCGAGAAGCCGGACGCGCCCGAGCTGGTCGCGGAACGCGTCGAGCAGGCCGGGCTGATCGACGCCATCGACGAGCCGGGCTCGCCGGAACGGTATTCCGAAGAGGGTTACAAGCGCATCCGCCGCGTCGGCTGGGAGCTGTCCGCGTTGCGGCGGCGGCTCGACCAGTCGCTGCCCGAGCTGGTCGCCGACGTCGAACGCACGATGCTCCTGGACGTCGAATCGCTGGCGCGCCCCGGATCCGCCGGGCGCGCGCACCTGGACGCGTTCGCCGAGGTCGTCACCGACTACGCCGAGACGGCACCGACGGCGACCCTGCTGTCCTTTGTGGACTACCTGAACACCGCCGCGCACGCCGAAGACGGCCTCACCCCGGGCGAGGTCGAGGTCGTGCCCGACCGCGTGCAGGTACTCACCGTGCACTCGGCGAAGGGCCTCGAATGGGAGGTCGTCGCCGTCCCGCACCTGGTGCAGGACGTCTTCCCGGGACGGCGACGGTCGTCGTCGTGGCTGCGGACCGCGACGTCGCTGCCCGCGGCGTTGCGCGGAGACTCACAGGACCTGCCGGAGCTGCGGATCGCCGACGGCTACGACCGCAAGGAAGTCCAAGAAGGACTGGAACTGCACGAAGCCGGGTTCGTCGAGCGGGAGCAGTCGGAGGAACGGCGGCTCTGCTACGTCGCGCTGACGCGGTCCGAGCACGCGCTGATCGTGTCCGGGCACTGGTGGAACGAGAGCAGCAGCCGGTCCAAGGGGCCGTCGGAATTCCTGACGGAGATCGGCGACGTCCTGCGCGAGACCGGCGTCGGGCAGCTCGCCGAGTGGGCGCCGGAACCGTCCGAAGAGGACGAGAACCCGCTGGTGTCGGACTCGCGGAAGGGGCGCTGGCCGGTCGATCCGCTGGCCGACCGCCGCACCGGCGTCCAGACGGGGGTGGAGCTGGTGTCCGAAGCGCTGTCCACTGTGGATGAAATTGAGTCCGAAGAGGACGATCCGGACGGTTGGCTGACCGACACCGACGTCCTCCTCGAAGAGTGGGCACGGAAGGACGACCGGGTCCGGCGGGTCCCGTTGCCGTCGCGGCTTTCGGTGAGCCAGCTGGTCGCGCTGGCCGACGACGCGGGGAAGCTGGCGGCGGACCTGAGCCGTCCGCTCCCGATGGAACCGAACAGCTTCGCCCGCCGCGGCACGGAGTTCCACGGCTGGCTGGAGCGCCGGTTCGCGGGCGACCAGCTCATCGAGATCGACGACCTCCCGGGCGCGGCCGACTTCGGCGAGGCGCCCGACACGGACTTCGAAGAGCTGCAGACGGAGTTCGAAAAGAGCGAGTGGGCGGCCCGCGTGCCGGTGGCGGTGGAGGTGTCGTTCTCGGCGGACGTCGAGGGCATCACCCTGCGCGGCCGCATGGACGCGGTGTTCCGGCACCCGGACGGGTACTGGGAGGTCGTGGACTGGAAGACGGGCGCGGTCCCGCCGGAGTCCCGGCTGCCGGCGCTGGCGGTCCAGCTGGCGGCGTACCGGATGGCGTGGGCGGCGCTGAAGAACGTCCCGGTGGAGGAGGTCCGCGCGGCGTTCCACTACGTCCGCGCGAACCGCACGATCCGCCCGGCCGACCTCCTGGACCCCGAAGGCCTCCGCCAAATCCTCCGCGACATCCCCGAGGCGTGA
- a CDS encoding DoxX family protein, whose translation MATSQRPAHFLAGALGFMGVLHFAVPKPFDGLIPRWLPGSRRAWTYGSGVAELTVAAAVAVPRTRRLGGLAAALLFLGVFPGNVKMALDAAPAPAPQRAMAWARLPLQWPLIAWALKVRDRA comes from the coding sequence ATGGCCACCTCCCAGCGACCCGCCCACTTCCTGGCCGGTGCCCTCGGCTTCATGGGCGTCCTGCATTTCGCCGTCCCGAAGCCGTTCGACGGCCTGATCCCCCGGTGGCTGCCGGGTTCCCGGCGGGCGTGGACGTACGGTTCGGGCGTCGCCGAGCTGACGGTCGCGGCCGCGGTGGCGGTCCCCCGCACCCGCCGCCTCGGCGGCCTGGCGGCGGCCCTGCTGTTCCTGGGCGTCTTCCCAGGCAACGTCAAGATGGCACTGGACGCTGCCCCGGCCCCGGCCCCGCAACGCGCGATGGCCTGGGCCCGCCTCCCCCTGCAGTGGCCCCTGATCGCGTGGGCTCTGAAGGTCCGCGACCGAGCCTGA